The Xenopus tropicalis strain Nigerian chromosome 1, UCB_Xtro_10.0, whole genome shotgun sequence DNA segment ATTGGTTGTAAAACCTTGTCCAAATAAATCGACAAGGGAGAGAATACAGAATCAGTATTAGCCACTATTGGTCGTCCCGGTGGGTAATTTAAATTCTTATGGATCTTAGGGATAGTATAAAAAACTGGTGTAATTGGGTCAATTTTAATCAAGAATTTCTGCGTTTCCCCATCAATGATCCCATCCCTGTATGCTGACCCCACAGTCACCCTTATTTTATTCTGAATGGTCACTAGGGGGTCATTGGATAACATACAGTACACATTTTCATCAGCCAACTGTGTTTTAATTTCATTGATATAATAACCCTTATCCAATATAACAAGGGCTCCCCCTTTATCTGCAGGTTTAACAATCACCTGTTTGTATGATAATATATCCGACAAATGTCTCTTTTCATTTTTGGTTAAGTTGTGTCTGGTATTCAAAAGGGGTTTTAACTTCAACCGTGACTTAAGTTCCCTTATATCAGACTTAACTAATTTAACATATGTCTCTACAATTGGATCTGATGTAGGGGgaataaaattacttttatttcgTAAACCCACCTTCTTAAGGGTTAATTGTAAATTACTTTCATTACATGCCCCTTTTTCCAATTCCTTAAAAGTAGGTTGtgaaaaaaaggatttcaatCTCAAATTACGAAAAAACCGTTCCAAATCTATGTCCAATTGAAAAGTATCACAGCCCCTTACAGGACTAAATGAAAGCCCTTTGCTTAATAAACACATTTCTTCTGATGTAAAGGTATGAGATGAAATATTGATTACCAACGTTTTTTGAAAGTCCGTGCTCTGCGTTGTGGCTGCTGTCTGCGGTCCTTCCGCCCTCCGGTGTCTCCTACCACCCCTCCTTGTCCTTGTGGGGATCGAGATGGACCTGCCCCTAAAAAAGAAGAAGATGAGGAAGCCTCTGATGTCGAGCCCCCAAAGCTGCTACTCGCAGGGGACAGTTGCCTTGCCGAAAGCACGTCTCTTTCCCTCTCCCTGCGGTTCAGGCTGTGGGTCCGCCACTCCCCGCGTCTCTCTGTACCTGCTGGAGACCACGTGGGACGTGTGGAACGCATGGAGCGCAAGTCCTGCTGTGGGCCCTCTCGCCTAGGACCCCTAGGTGTCCAGGTTGTGCCTGACTCGCGCTGCCACCTGTAGATGCGTCCAGTGTTGTAATCAGCCTCATCTCTATGGAATTTCAAACGCTTCCGTTCCTCTATGGACTGACGATGTTTAGACAGGCTCTCCTCCATATGTCTCAGCTGTTCCTGATAGACCTCTGTATTAGTTTGCTGTTTCAACTCACACTCAATCGTTTGAAGGCGTTGTTTTGTCTCCATAACTTCTCTCTGTAAGTACTCAATATTCAATAGAATTATATCAAACGAACATTTATTTACTATTTGTTCATATTTCTTTGCAAACTCTAAATTGTCATTAAATATAGTGGGGCGCAGACTGACACGCAGACCTCTTGGAATACGTTTTGCCCGATAATATTCAGTCAGAGTAATCGCATGTAATTCAAGTCCAATTAACTTGCGCCTCTCTTTCTCATAATCCTTAATCACAT contains these protein-coding regions:
- the LOC116412319 gene encoding uncharacterized protein LOC116412319; amino-acid sequence: MSKTKNGQSDCTSPPQETEQLPRGQSTLPDVSSSQKGDADLVQVNAGCSLSTKSKSKKTSPTKIWSQQDIDWVDSIISSDKDLKCYPRRHFGKLEKTQREKFRKKSIPDQFMVNKKKRAQKIIESSKGNSTFLTSISNQDVIKDYEKERRKLIGLELHAITLTEYYRAKRIPRGLRVSLRPTIFNDNLEFAKKYEQIVNKCSFDIILLNIEYLQREVMETKQRLQTIECELKQQTNTEVYQEQLRHMEESLSKHRQSIEERKRLKFHRDEADYNTGRIYRWQRESGTTWTPRGPRREGPQQDLRSMRSTRPTWSPAGAGPSRSPQGQGGVVGDTGGRKDRRQQPQRRARTFKKRW